Proteins from one Phycisphaeraceae bacterium genomic window:
- a CDS encoding type II secretion system protein, with the protein MTHVRRQSGFTIIELLVVVAIIALLVAILLPAIGKAREEGMQTQSRVNLRNIAVACGTYGADFADRQWTAAHEDMGLPAFGGNCAPYVQNRCPQQLLLGFDAAGASQGFFIPQGSQCGASSPQANCNVFEAYWPCDFKTTTGNFGSWRLPNAKSFNTYVGKRFYDPVFYAPKDKVVLSKCQDFIDGGQEFVGVAQDAILSSYCWSPAAMWAPAVMGGQTGYQNPKTLGGAFRVPTQGQASFPDLKTRCLEHSWLQGAKKDMRGANPDAMSPQHRGLGGVPYFFNQGTYSSPNVLFFDGSVRTMSVRDAIDMDSRSTAQSGKGAWSRTTPLGVTGYYSGPGAANTDLDVELYNIGGNSFHVLTRDGIQGRDTVGGK; encoded by the coding sequence ATGACGCATGTTCGACGACAGAGTGGATTCACCATCATCGAGCTGCTTGTGGTGGTGGCCATCATCGCATTGCTGGTGGCGATCCTGCTTCCGGCCATCGGCAAGGCCCGCGAAGAGGGCATGCAGACGCAGTCTCGCGTGAACCTCCGCAACATCGCGGTGGCCTGCGGAACCTATGGTGCCGACTTCGCCGATCGCCAGTGGACCGCCGCGCACGAGGACATGGGCCTTCCGGCCTTCGGCGGCAACTGCGCCCCGTATGTGCAGAACCGCTGCCCGCAGCAGCTCCTTCTGGGCTTCGATGCCGCGGGTGCATCTCAGGGCTTCTTCATTCCCCAAGGCTCGCAGTGCGGCGCCTCCTCTCCACAGGCGAACTGCAATGTCTTCGAGGCCTACTGGCCCTGCGACTTCAAGACGACCACGGGCAACTTCGGCTCATGGCGTCTTCCGAACGCGAAGAGCTTCAACACCTATGTCGGCAAGCGCTTCTATGACCCGGTCTTCTACGCCCCGAAGGACAAGGTCGTCCTCTCGAAGTGCCAGGACTTCATCGACGGTGGTCAGGAATTCGTCGGTGTTGCACAGGACGCGATCCTGAGCAGCTATTGCTGGAGCCCGGCCGCCATGTGGGCACCAGCCGTCATGGGCGGACAGACCGGCTACCAGAACCCGAAGACTCTCGGCGGCGCCTTCCGTGTTCCGACGCAGGGCCAGGCGTCGTTCCCCGACCTCAAGACGCGCTGCCTTGAGCACAGCTGGCTCCAGGGCGCGAAGAAGGACATGCGCGGAGCCAATCCCGACGCGATGAGCCCGCAGCATCGCGGTCTGGGTGGCGTGCCCTACTTCTTCAACCAGGGCACCTACTCCTCGCCCAATGTGCTCTTCTTCGATGGCAGCGTGCGAACCATGTCCGTGCGTGATGCCATCGACATGGACAGCCGCTCCACCGCCCAGAGCGGCAAGGGCGCGTGGTCGCGCACCACTCCGCTCGGCGTGACGGGTTACTACAGCGGACCTGGCGCGGCCAACACGGACCTCGATGTCGAGCTCTACAACATCGGCGGCAACAGCTTCCATGTGCTGACCCGCGATGGCATCCAGGGCCGCGACACGGTCGGCGGCAAGTAA
- a CDS encoding isoaspartyl peptidase/L-asparaginase: protein MPSPLMLGTWTFSTRALETAWPALAQGGRALDAAVDACAVAEEDPSVDSVGYGGLPDATGQVTLDGCVMVAPGQAGSVAGLRRHRHPVRVARMVMERTRHLMLVGDAADDFADSCGELREEVLAPEARDAWERWLARAKGDNETAARGAEVQNVKDASLGLPRPVDPGGGGGRLFAGERRWWQHDTIGVLVRDRAGSLAGACSTSGTPFKTPGRVGDSPIIGHGLYVDPTAGAAVATGTGELISSVCGTFLIVELMRSGCGAAEAVRRVLERIDNIFTLEAHHQAAFVALRADGDWAAGALRNGFLTVRRDEAGAAVVEPGEVIRDD from the coding sequence GTGCCCTCCCCCCTCATGCTGGGAACCTGGACCTTCTCGACCCGTGCGCTCGAGACCGCGTGGCCGGCGCTCGCGCAGGGCGGCCGGGCGCTTGATGCCGCGGTGGACGCATGTGCCGTGGCCGAAGAGGATCCCTCGGTGGACTCTGTTGGTTACGGCGGATTGCCCGATGCGACCGGTCAGGTCACACTCGATGGCTGCGTGATGGTGGCGCCGGGACAAGCCGGGAGCGTCGCGGGATTGCGGCGCCATCGACATCCCGTGCGCGTGGCGCGCATGGTGATGGAGCGGACACGCCACCTCATGCTTGTCGGCGACGCCGCCGACGACTTTGCAGACTCCTGCGGCGAGCTTCGTGAAGAGGTTCTCGCGCCCGAAGCGCGGGACGCATGGGAACGGTGGCTGGCCCGCGCCAAGGGCGACAACGAAACAGCAGCGCGTGGCGCCGAGGTGCAGAATGTCAAGGATGCATCGCTCGGCCTGCCTCGACCGGTGGACCCCGGTGGTGGTGGTGGGCGCCTCTTCGCAGGTGAGCGACGCTGGTGGCAGCACGACACGATTGGGGTTCTGGTGCGCGACCGAGCGGGCTCATTGGCTGGTGCATGTTCAACCAGCGGCACTCCATTCAAGACGCCGGGACGAGTGGGGGACTCGCCCATCATCGGTCACGGCCTCTATGTCGATCCGACGGCGGGCGCGGCCGTCGCCACCGGAACAGGCGAGTTGATCTCGTCGGTGTGCGGGACCTTTCTCATTGTGGAATTGATGCGCTCCGGGTGCGGCGCGGCCGAAGCCGTGCGGCGCGTGCTCGAACGCATCGACAACATTTTCACGCTGGAAGCGCATCACCAGGCGGCGTTCGTGGCGTTGCGAGCCGACGGTGACTGGGCGGCAGGCGCCCTGCGCAATGGTTTTCTGACCGTCCGGCGCGACGAGGCGGGAGCCGCTGTGGTCGAGCCGGGGGAGGTCATTCGAGATGACTGA
- a CDS encoding site-specific DNA-methyltransferase — MPEQKNLEFDRPGGYALPKGATIVQRKSAAEMKAAEITLFGDRVPPHQPAPRSAPLEPAFRADDPETRLFLGDCRDVLPALPDRGTVDLVFADPPFNWEVPYDGWKDGMPRDAYERFTFDWLDGCVDALAPHGSIWVNIPDDTAAEIVIHLKRRGLVMINWCVWHFRFGQNRETSFIMSKVHALYFAKDPDARIWRPDRIREPSDRASIYGDPRTQAKEKNAGTRVPMDVWYGPYWGRVQGNNKERRALHHNQLPEAYLERVILACSDEGGLVLDPFSGSGTTQTVARSYGRRSISIEQSPTNAASAWERITKIGMVHKGVALGVSSPIHTHRARQTRSGEPTAPSVESSDGSAPLGGQAQLDFARDRQGTSCTPSS; from the coding sequence ATGCCCGAACAGAAGAACCTCGAGTTCGACCGACCCGGGGGCTATGCACTGCCCAAGGGCGCGACGATCGTCCAGCGAAAGTCGGCAGCCGAGATGAAGGCGGCGGAGATCACGCTCTTCGGAGATCGCGTGCCGCCGCACCAGCCGGCACCTCGAAGCGCCCCCCTTGAGCCCGCGTTTCGGGCCGACGACCCCGAGACGCGCCTCTTCCTAGGGGACTGCCGCGATGTCCTCCCGGCACTGCCTGACCGCGGCACGGTCGACCTCGTCTTCGCCGATCCGCCCTTCAACTGGGAGGTGCCCTACGACGGCTGGAAGGATGGCATGCCGCGCGATGCCTATGAGCGCTTCACCTTTGACTGGCTCGACGGCTGCGTGGACGCGCTGGCGCCGCACGGCTCCATCTGGGTCAACATTCCAGACGACACCGCGGCCGAGATCGTCATTCATCTCAAGCGGCGCGGACTCGTCATGATCAACTGGTGCGTCTGGCACTTCCGCTTCGGGCAGAACCGCGAGACCTCGTTCATCATGAGCAAGGTCCACGCGCTCTACTTTGCGAAGGACCCCGATGCTCGCATCTGGCGACCCGATCGCATTCGCGAACCCAGTGATCGCGCCAGCATCTACGGCGACCCGCGCACGCAGGCGAAGGAGAAGAACGCGGGGACACGCGTGCCGATGGATGTCTGGTACGGCCCCTACTGGGGACGCGTGCAGGGCAACAACAAGGAGCGCCGCGCGCTCCACCACAACCAGCTTCCCGAGGCCTACCTCGAGCGAGTCATTCTGGCGTGCTCCGATGAAGGCGGGCTCGTCCTCGACCCCTTCTCAGGCAGCGGAACCACTCAGACCGTGGCGCGGTCGTATGGTCGGCGCTCGATCTCGATCGAGCAGAGCCCCACGAACGCCGCCAGCGCATGGGAGCGCATCACGAAGATCGGCATGGTGCACAAGGGCGTCGCTCTCGGTGTCTCAAGCCCGATTCACACGCATCGGGCTAGGCAGACTCGATCAGGCGAACCCACAGCTCCTTCCGTCGAGAGCAGCGACGGGTCGGCACCGCTCGGCGGTCAGGCTCAGCTTGACTTCGCACGCGATCGCCAGGGGACATCTTGCACGCCGAGCTCGTGA
- a CDS encoding TatD family hydrolase, whose amino-acid sequence MYIDPHVHMVSRTTDDYRRMALAGCVAITEPAFWAGYDRGSVEGFRDYFRQLTEVEPRRAAQYGIRHHTWLCINPKESEDPGLAREVISIIPDFIDKTNVLGVGEIGLNKNSRTELLILEEHISLALRLNRLILVHTPHLEDKLKGTRLILDALRNQGADPARVLIDHVEEHTVRMVLERGFWAGMTLYPDTKCTPARATDIIECHGSERLWLNSAGDWGHSDPLAVPKAQAEMRRRRHGEDLIRKVTFDNPQVFLSQSGRFSAEPLPPTAPDLPR is encoded by the coding sequence ATGTACATCGACCCGCATGTGCACATGGTCAGCCGCACGACGGACGACTATCGCCGGATGGCGCTCGCTGGCTGCGTGGCCATCACCGAGCCGGCCTTCTGGGCGGGGTACGACCGAGGTTCGGTCGAAGGCTTCCGGGACTACTTCCGACAATTGACCGAAGTGGAGCCACGGCGCGCCGCGCAGTACGGCATCCGCCATCACACCTGGCTCTGCATCAATCCGAAGGAGTCGGAAGACCCGGGGCTCGCCCGCGAGGTGATCTCCATCATTCCTGACTTCATCGACAAGACCAATGTCCTGGGCGTGGGCGAGATCGGCCTCAACAAGAACAGTCGGACCGAGTTGCTGATCCTTGAGGAACACATCTCGCTGGCGCTGCGGCTGAACCGCCTGATTCTGGTGCACACACCCCATCTCGAGGACAAGCTGAAGGGCACGCGGCTTATCCTCGATGCGCTTCGCAACCAAGGTGCGGACCCGGCGCGCGTGCTGATCGACCATGTCGAGGAGCACACGGTCCGCATGGTGCTCGAACGCGGCTTCTGGGCGGGCATGACACTCTACCCGGACACGAAGTGCACGCCGGCACGGGCGACGGACATCATCGAGTGCCACGGCAGTGAGCGCCTCTGGCTGAACTCAGCAGGCGACTGGGGACACAGTGATCCGCTGGCCGTGCCCAAGGCGCAGGCGGAAATGCGGAGGCGACGGCATGGCGAGGATCTCATCCGGAAGGTGACCTTCGACAACCCGCAAGTCTTCCTCTCGCAGTCAGGTCGATTCAGCGCGGAGCCTTTGCCGCCAACCGCGCCCGATCTGCCGCGATAG
- a CDS encoding cob(I)yrinic acid a,c-diamide adenosyltransferase, which yields MTDRESMRGAIGAKRSPEADGEATGGAAGSRSRLYTRTGDDGSTGLFSDERVSKDDPRIEAYGTVDELNAALGWVRAWREGRTEASLRGADRDGVALIERIVATLQDRLFELGADLATPPGSKFADRVNRMSDTDVAEAERWIDEVDAANPPLHAFVLPGGSELAARLHVARTVARRAERAIVALSHNEAVGQSATRFVNRVSDLLFAMARRANHELGVQDVPWRSRAKSS from the coding sequence ATGACTGATCGCGAGTCGATGAGGGGCGCGATTGGCGCCAAGAGAAGTCCCGAGGCAGATGGTGAAGCGACCGGTGGTGCCGCCGGATCTCGCTCGCGCCTCTACACGCGCACGGGAGATGATGGCTCCACGGGGCTTTTCTCCGACGAGCGGGTCAGCAAGGATGACCCGCGCATCGAGGCTTACGGCACGGTCGATGAACTCAACGCCGCGCTCGGCTGGGTGCGCGCCTGGCGCGAGGGTCGCACCGAGGCTTCGCTTCGAGGCGCCGACCGTGACGGTGTCGCGTTGATTGAGCGGATCGTGGCCACGCTCCAGGATCGCCTCTTCGAACTGGGTGCGGATCTTGCGACGCCGCCCGGATCAAAGTTTGCCGATCGCGTCAATCGAATGAGCGACACCGATGTCGCCGAGGCGGAGAGGTGGATCGACGAGGTCGATGCGGCGAACCCCCCGCTTCACGCCTTCGTCCTGCCGGGTGGAAGCGAACTCGCGGCGCGCCTGCATGTGGCACGGACGGTGGCACGGCGGGCGGAGCGGGCCATCGTGGCGCTCTCTCACAACGAGGCAGTGGGGCAATCGGCCACGCGCTTCGTGAATCGCGTCAGCGACCTGCTCTTCGCAATGGCGCGCCGCGCGAATCACGAGCTCGGCGTGCAAGATGTCCCCTGGCGATCGCGTGCGAAGTCAAGCTGA